The genomic segment TAATGAAAAAGTTTTGTATCAAAAATACTTAATTTACAGACATATTTTATAGCAAAAATAAAAAATAATTTACTTAAAGAAAACATAAAAATCTCAGGTATCTCAGTCAATAATATTCTGAAATAATGTAAAGGACTAAAATAAGTAGCGTATAAAACAGATGTAAGTAATTTAATACTATTTAAATAATTGTTAGCAATCCAAACTTTTTTCATTGTATTCCTTCCATCAAACTAACTATTAAATTTTGAATTTCTGAACAAACTTTCTCTAGTGAATATCTTATTTTAACAAATTCTTTTAAATCCATATTATTATTATTTATTATTTTAACATCTTCTACACTATCAAATATAAACTGGCTAGGAAAAATAGTATTTACTCCTTCTCTTTTTAAAACAATAGGGATTGCTCCTGAAGCCATCCCCTCTATAGGAGCCATATGAAAACTTTCATAATCGCTTGTAGAAAGTACATAACCTATTTTAGTTAAAAATTCACTTACATCTCCCCAACCTTCGAAAATTACTGAATTTTTATACTTGGATTTTTTTATTCTGTTAAATTGTTTTTCGTAGTACTCTCTTTGAATCGTATCATTCCATATCCATTTATACTCACTTGGATGTTTACCTTTTATAAACAATTTATATCTATTATCTTTTTCATATAATTTTTCAAAAATGTCTAGAGCTCTATCTAATCTTTTTAATTTTGGACATATCCCTATTATAGCTAAATTATATTCGTATCCGTTGACTTTTGGCTTATTAAATCTATCAACATCGACTGCATTGTAAATCATTATCATTTTTTCTCTAGGTATTTTAGAAACTCGATAGAATTCTTCGTAAATAAATGGCGATATAGCAATTACTTTGTCTATTTTTGAATAATCAAACATCTTGGGGTATTTTGTATTCATTTCAAATCTATGAACTCTAACAACAAGTATCTGATCATCTCTTTTATGATTCTGATACCAAATAACATTTCCAAGTCCCCATTCACAGAATATAATGTCAGCCCATTCAACTAACTTTCTACTTTCTTCTTCATCATGCAGTTCATGACCTTTCCAAATGTCAACTTTTACTTCATAGTCCAGTACATCTTGAAAATATTTAATTATGTGTTCAATAAACTTCAAATCATGCCCTGCAAAAACTATTTTTCTTTTACTCATACTTAATCACCTACATTCTTTTATCCAACATTAAAAATTCTTGCACCTCGTTTAAACAGTTCTTTTGTACTTTTTGATGAAATAAACTTGTCCAATAATTCAATAGGCTTCATATTATTGATAAAATCTCGCTTTAGAATCGATAAAACATACTGAGAATTACTAATAAATTGATATTTATTTTTTTCTATTTTTGTAATAATTTCTGCATCTGTATACTTTGTAGTTAACATAAGCTCTTTTAAATAATTTTTAGAATATCTTTTATGATTATCAAAATAAGTTACATATTTGCAACTAGTTATTTGATTTAAAGTATCATAATTATGAAAGTAATCTAATAAAAATGTCTTTACTGTTTCATTATTGTTATTATTAAAAATATCTATATAACCATCAAATATATCAATAAGAATAATAAGTTCTTTATGTTTATATGACTGTCTATTGAAATTTTCAATAAGTATTTGATAATCCTCTATAGATTTGACAATTCCAATAACAGCTATATCATTAAAATCATCAATATACTCAATACCAGCTATATCTAAAATACGCTTAACTCTATGTTCATAAGTATGCTTTTCTAATATTTCATATAAACAAGCTTTTCTTTTCTTTTCATAGTAATCTTGGTCCTTAAATAATCTTTCAATTTCATTTTTCATTTCACCAAAATCAGATGTCGCAACTACTAATTCACCAAAAACATTGTTGATCCCCAAAGATTGTGAACTTACTATCGGAGTATTACACGCCAATATTTCAAATACTCTTCTTGAAAACATAGTAGGAGAATCTACAATACTATTTACATTTAATGCAACTCTATACCCCTTATATGCTTTATCTATTTGGCTTACTGGCAAACTACCTTTTATATATTTTTTGAATTTCTCTGGAAATTGATTAGGGGAGTCGTTATTAAAGTTTCTATCATATATATCTATACCATATTCAGCACATATTTCTATCATAGAATCCATTGCAGCTTTTCTTTCTGGAAATTTATCTCCATAATAAGCACCTGCAAATACAACTTTATTTATTCTTTCATATTTTTCTATCGGATTATGAATTTTAGGTTGTGCAGCAAATGGCAATACATAAACATGCTCATGTCCTCTTTCCTTATAAATCCTTATACTATTTTCATCAGTTGTAAATATATAATCAAAATGTATCGCTGTTTCAATAAAAGCATTTATATGAAAAGGGTCTTCTTTATTCCAAAAAACAGTTGGGATAGAGTTTTCTTTGCACCATTCTACTAAGGTTAACAACTCACTGTTATCTCTAGGTCCACCATGTCCTACCATGTTAGTCCATAAACCATTATTACCAACCCAAGCAGACTCAACAAATAATAAATCTGGTTTTTCTAAAATTAATTCCTCTCGCCAATTATCAGGTGATATCTGAAAACAATCAAATTCATATTTAAAACATTCGTAACTAAATTCATCCAAAATACATGCAGCTTTAATATTTTTAATTTTTTTTATCTTTCTTTGCTTATAATTATTCATACCTTTTAATGAAAGAAATCTTTCTCTCTTATTTGCTGGTTCAATAATAATTGAATCTAATATTAATTCCCCTTTTCCTTGAAATCTAATAGCAAGCCTTATATTATCGATTTCTTTTAAATCCATACTTGTTTCATTGTTTAGTTCTACTGATTTAACACCTAATTTTTTACCTGATTTAAATGCTATTATAAATAACTTTATATCCCCATCCCCAAATTTCTTACCTTTAAAGATGAATTTATGTCTTCTATCTGTATTTAGATTTTTTAATATATTGTTTTGCGGTACCAAGTGAAAATTTACATTTTTTTCTAAGTATGAGATATAACAGTGCTTATCAGTACAATTAAACTTAATCTTGTTATTTTGAATTTCAACTTTTTCATCAAAACTAAACCAATCTTTTTGCTCAAAAACTATTTGTTCAGACTTATCAACATTATCTTTTTTAATAAAACTTTTTATATATTGTTC from the Caloranaerobacter ferrireducens genome contains:
- a CDS encoding glycosyltransferase; the protein is MSKRKIVFAGHDLKFIEHIIKYFQDVLDYEVKVDIWKGHELHDEEESRKLVEWADIIFCEWGLGNVIWYQNHKRDDQILVVRVHRFEMNTKYPKMFDYSKIDKVIAISPFIYEEFYRVSKIPREKMIMIYNAVDVDRFNKPKVNGYEYNLAIIGICPKLKRLDRALDIFEKLYEKDNRYKLFIKGKHPSEYKWIWNDTIQREYYEKQFNRIKKSKYKNSVIFEGWGDVSEFLTKIGYVLSTSDYESFHMAPIEGMASGAIPIVLKREGVNTIFPSQFIFDSVEDVKIINNNNMDLKEFVKIRYSLEKVCSEIQNLIVSLMEGIQ
- a CDS encoding CgeB family protein, which codes for MDISYINKRFNELIKKEQYIKSFIKKDNVDKSEQIVFEQKDWFSFDEKVEIQNNKIKFNCTDKHCYISYLEKNVNFHLVPQNNILKNLNTDRRHKFIFKGKKFGDGDIKLFIIAFKSGKKLGVKSVELNNETSMDLKEIDNIRLAIRFQGKGELILDSIIIEPANKRERFLSLKGMNNYKQRKIKKIKNIKAACILDEFSYECFKYEFDCFQISPDNWREELILEKPDLLFVESAWVGNNGLWTNMVGHGGPRDNSELLTLVEWCKENSIPTVFWNKEDPFHINAFIETAIHFDYIFTTDENSIRIYKERGHEHVYVLPFAAQPKIHNPIEKYERINKVVFAGAYYGDKFPERKAAMDSMIEICAEYGIDIYDRNFNNDSPNQFPEKFKKYIKGSLPVSQIDKAYKGYRVALNVNSIVDSPTMFSRRVFEILACNTPIVSSQSLGINNVFGELVVATSDFGEMKNEIERLFKDQDYYEKKRKACLYEILEKHTYEHRVKRILDIAGIEYIDDFNDIAVIGIVKSIEDYQILIENFNRQSYKHKELIILIDIFDGYIDIFNNNNNETVKTFLLDYFHNYDTLNQITSCKYVTYFDNHKRYSKNYLKELMLTTKYTDAEIITKIEKNKYQFISNSQYVLSILKRDFINNMKPIELLDKFISSKSTKELFKRGARIFNVG